From Vigna radiata var. radiata cultivar VC1973A unplaced genomic scaffold, Vradiata_ver6 scaffold_153, whole genome shotgun sequence:
AGTGTATCTCACGTTATACATTTGTTTTATAGTCGTCACGTCATTTTCATTATGTTCTTTAAGagtcaaaagaatatttgagaACTTAACTTGACTCTTAGTCATGTCAACAAGAATTGACTGTTCAGCAGCATTTAACCTCCCTGCGAAAGGATGACCAACCAAAGTCTCTGTTAATTCATGGTTGTGATAGCCGCACATAACCTTTAACACCCAACCGTGTCCTTTAGGTTTACCCCTCAACCTAAACAAACACTCACATTTTCGTGTGCCAGATACACTACGCTGAATATTTGTCTTATACTTCCTATACTTCTCACTCCTTTCATAACATAACACAATGAATGTCTTTCTTCCAGCTTCACCAATTGCTATGTCAGATCTTATAATCACGACAACAAATACAAGCTTGAATGCAATCTTTCGAACCCATTCAATCAAATCGACATGTGATGGAAATATTTGTTCAGTGAAAAACTTATCTGTGTAATCACCCTCACCGACttcatttaaaaaagaagaaaattccgacataaaatcataattgattTGAGAATCCAGAAATGGATAATTATCCATCTTATATAGTTAAATACAAcctacattaaaaattaaaattttaaaatttaacaaataacaaataaaaaattaagaaaaacttttaaaattaaaatcaaactacAGAGAAGTTATTTAAGCTAAAAACATTCaatgttattttcttattgttAGTGACAAGTATTTATAGAACTAGAAATAGTTATTATGCTCCCGTAAGGAGATAAAGGATTTTTCTTTCTCCACCAACCTCCTTTCCCATCTTCACCAATCTTTGATTATCTCACTCTCATTTTAACCGATCATAACCTCTACATTTCTTGACTCTAAACCCAAgctatcattttcctttctaGAACCTTTCCAATAGCAGGATCAAGAACACCTTTAGCAACCAAACTTGGAATGAGTATATGTAAAATTAAGAATTGTACCAAGTGTTGTAATTTTCATACGCATAACTTTTCGAACTTTGCAGATTctgattttgtaaaaaaaaaaataaaacaaataatacccatttaaagattaaaatgtaaattatgaaatatattaataatgtcTTAAATTAGATAACTAGAAATATATCTATGTCCGAAACAAGTTGTTTAGAAATTACATTAAATAGATAATATTGTCAGCAATTTTACTCGTTCCCATTGACCTACATTCCTTTCTTCAGATCCTGCGCTCCACTTTTTCCCACCACAACACTACCCCATCTCATTTACCGAATCaccatatattattttcttctacaCTCTCATAATCTAGAATCATCAATCCCTTCaccattgttttttctttctctctttctttatttacttCTTATTTTAACCAAAAGTAAGCATTATAGTCCACCAATAGCATTCTACATAAGCTTCAATTGTCATTCATATctattcttgttttcttttacacCTTCCATGGACGCAGTCTCAAGAACCCTAAGTTTAGGCCAAACTTATACCAGGTACGAGACTgtttattatgtattaattCTCTTAGACATGCGTTGAGAAGAATTGAGGGACCTAACTAGAGCACAACATATGCATTGAAGATTATAATGGCCAGTAACATTTTCACTACTGGGAACTTCATAACTAAAACTACCAACCTGACTTATAACTAATACATCTAACATATCATAATCCATAAATaacacattaaataataaatcatacaacataatacatataatacaaaatattaaaacaaaattaacgtGCATAGTACAAACGCACTTGGAAGTGCAACCCCTCAAAATCGCAAGACAAAGTCTGGTTGGGGACAACCGCAAATCGATGGGTGGCTATGTAGAAACGTCGTTCGAATGGCGGCATCCTAAACCGCAGTTCCAACTACGGTTAACTGTGTTTATTTGAAATCTTAAAGTAACCTGGACGagctctctcttcttcctcctcctccaatgtcCACAACACCACACCAAGGATCACCACCACCATGGGTCACCACCACGGATCAGAATCACCAATGTATAACCTCTCAACTCAAAACAATCAAACAGTAAAAGTGAAGTGAAGGAAATGCTAGTAAAATGAAGTGAACAAAATGCTACTGTGAGTGATGGGAACCACGAAGGGGGTGCATGTAGGTTAGGGTTTATACTCTCAGACATATATTTGGGTTGTTGGTAGTTAGGAAAATTGGTAGTGGTTAGGATATCATTAAGTAATCATTAATTGTGTTTGactttattaaatgaaggacaaatatgtaaaattggaggtggagggagaaagaggtgaggtgtagggagcaTCTCTCCAAAAATAGAATGAGTATATCATGAGAAGATCGTTAGTAATACAAGTTGTGAAAAATTATAACACTAAAGTTGAACCAATAAGAATGGGACACTTGATTTTTCTGAATTCATGTGTCCATTGAAACGAAAGATCACAACCTTTGAATAGTTTGATTGTGTTGGTTTAAAGAGTTGAGATTTATTCCCCCTTAACACCCCATTTAGCTATAAATACTGTTATTTTtacttctattttctcttttccgACCTAGCATTACAacttttatttagaaaatacaaATTATGAGACTAAAACTAGTTATTTGAAGTCAATCCAACTCAGAACATTGTCAAGATGTGTGAAATTGTATATAAccatcataaatttaaattagtacaattttttatttataaagttttataaatataaataaggtttaatcatttcgaAGGTCCCTTTTTTGCAGATTCATGTCAATTAGGTTCTCGTATTTTCAAAGAGCTCAATAATGTccctttttatgtaaaattgagtcaattatgACCTTGCCATTAAATTCAATGGACAACGTTAAAATTTTTGTGTGTTGGCTTGTTGACTGCACAACTTTTAATCATGTGGCAGAGTTATGTGGAATCAACGTCTTGTCGCTATTGCCTAACCGTCACCGCCATCCAGCAAACCCATATGGCGTCGTCCACGCTCACGGCCAGCAACCAGAAACCAGCCCCAAATCACGTCGTGATTTCCTCTATAACCAACCCAGAAACGTGAAACTTCCTCCATTGACACACCATCACGAAGCTTCCTCtcattttgttcatttttctcaCACACTCTCTCAAATCAAAATATGTGGTGGTTCCATCATCTCTGATTTCATAGATGTTGATATCAAGAATGCTCCAAAATCCACCATCATCACCTCTTCTCTCAGTTCCACACTTTCAATGCCACCTCTTCTTGCACACTCAACAAAGGTAACACCTTCTTCTTCTCACTAATTATAACTTTTGACATTACCATGATTACTGTGGACTTTGATGTAGTGGAGGAGCCATGTGAGAGGGTCAAGAACAACAGAGTAATTGCAAAGAACGGTGGTGCGCGAGTACGGAAGAATACTTACAGAGGAATCAAGCGAAGGCCATGGGGCAAGTGGGTTGCGGAAATAAGGGATCCATGCAAGGGCGTTCGCGTGTGGCTCGGCACCTTCGCCACTACAGAAGAAGTCGCACACGCCTACAACGACACTGTCGTACTCATCCGCGGAGACAAGGCTAAGCTCAACTTCCCCGAGCATCACCGCCACCCACCCAACATGAACAACAACCCATTCCTCAACCCCGAGTTGACTTAGTCATGTTATCAACCCATTCTTAATAACCTCGACCATGACCCTCAATTTGTGCAACAGATTTCCAACTTGGAATCGTTTCTCAGTTTGGAGCACGAACAACTTCCGATGTAGCCAGGGCAAAACCACACAGAGAAACCCAATAGAAAACCGCTTAGGACAAAACCATTATCTCCCTCGTGCTTTTATCAACCTACCAAGTGGGAACCACAATCGCGAAAAGCGAAAATAGAGACCCTAAACCGCGTGTTTGTCCATTCCAGAACCACCAACCTATCTTCGTTTTTGTGCCTCACCACCAACAATAATCCAAAACCTGTAAATCATTCCCAAAATCACAGAAACCATAGTGCCTTCATCTTCCATTAGCCAATGCTTCTTTCTGCTTGCGTAAAATTCCAAATTGAACCTGTAAGAAGCACCAACATCCAAAGCGCCACCATGGGAGGAATTCCAGCACCTTTGTTTTCCTTCGTGTGTGGTGCGACTTAAGCTCCCCTTTGCATAATCTGCACAATCCTAATTTGGGAGAAGGAGGTTGTCATGTAATGTGACCTTTTACTGTGTCACGTGGTTAGTAAATGTTAGTTAAACATGCCATTAGACAACAAATTTAACATCGTCGACAATAATTAACGGTAAGatcataattgattaaattttacataaaaaaagatCTAATTGAGTTATTCGAAAATACGACAACTTAATTTACacaaatatgataaaaacattCAATATGATTAAACCTACAAACAGAGTTGTTTTTATAGCACTGGGGTTCCCGTTGGTAGAAAAGTGAAGAAGACATATTCAATTTTGTGTGTAgcttgttattttattttgatttgaggCGAAagtttttgaagaaatttaatATTGAGAAAGTGGGAGCACTAATTGAAGAATCTCGATCGCAGGCACGATCACGTGGGTAGTGAAACTAACAATTgattcatattaaaaattaagaagaaaaaggatatcCTTCAATATTCTTATTCGCGTATTTACATATCCATGTGAGTTGGTTTCGAATTAAGATCGAGATTCTTATCaacatatttattaagaaagagttcaataataaattacggtttattcaatattcaaaattatagtAATCTTTAGTACTATATAACATAACATCAGGATTGTTTGTCACGttctactttttaattttttgaaaatatttacattaaatatgtCTTATCATCATGATACTTgactaa
This genomic window contains:
- the LOC106752603 gene encoding uncharacterized protein LOC106752603 → MDNYPFLDSQINYDFMSEFSSFLNEVGEGDYTDKFFTEQIFPSHVDLIEWVRKIAFKLVFVVVIIRSDIAIGEAGRKTFIVLCYERSEKYRKYKTNIQRSVSGTRKCECLFRLRGKPKGHGWVLKVMCGYHNHELTETLVGHPFAGRLNAAEQSILVDMTKSQVKFSNILLTLKEHNENDVTTIKQMYNVRYTNKRSLRGSRTEMQ
- the LOC106752604 gene encoding ethylene-responsive transcription factor RAP2-3-like, which gives rise to MITVDFDVVEEPCERVKNNRVIAKNGGARVRKNTYRGIKRRPWGKWVAEIRDPCKGVRVWLGTFATTEEVAHAYNDTVVLIRGDKAKLNFPEHHRHPPNMNNNPFLNPELT